The Macellibacteroides fermentans genome contains the following window.
GGAACGCAGAAATGAATTATGTCGCCTGATCAAAGCTGAAGAAGTGAAGGGTGATAAGATCACGAAACAGACTTTCAAGGCGCTAAATGATACTTTCCTTACGCCATTCGACAGGGAAGATATTCATGAGCTGGCAGATATTCTGGACGATGTAATTGATGTTATTAACCGATGCGGACAGAAGGTTCTTCTTTATTCACCACAAAAGTTAAATAAGAATTCGGCTTTGCTGGTAGATATCATCTATAAGGGATGTATCGAAGTTCAACATGCCGTAACCGAACTGCAAAACCTCAAGAAAACAGATACACAGCTACGCAGCCACTGCCGCGAGATCAAGCGGTTGGAGGAAGAAGCCGATGGTATCTACGAAACAGCCATCATGAGTCTTTTCAAGGAAGAGACAAGTTCGGTGGAACTCATTAAAATGAAAGAAATTACGCAAGAGCTTGAAAAGGCTGTGAATAAAATAAACAGTACCGGAAAGGTAATCAAGTCCATCTTAGTAAAATACGCCTGATAAATCAAAATACATATGACGCTACTCATTATTGTAATAGTTCTGGGAATTATATTTGATTTTATCAACGGTTTTCACGATGCAGCCAACTCCATTGCCACCATTGTTACTACCCGCGTGCTTACCCCTTTTCAGGCAGTGCTCTGGGCGGCAGCGTTTAACTTTCTTGCCTTCTTTGTAGCCAAGTATATCATTGGCGAATTTGGAATTGCAGATACTGTGGCGAAGACGGTTATACGGGAATATATTACGCTTCCCATCATCCTTTCCGGCCTTATAGCTGCTATCAGCTGGAATTTACTTACCTGGAGACTGGGTATCCCCTCCTCTTCTTCCCATACACTGATCGGTGGATTTGCGGGTGCAGCCATCGCCGGTGCCGGATTTCAGGCTATCCACGGAGCAACCATCATCAAAATTGCCTCTTTCATCGTATTGGCACCGCTGATTGGTATGGTTATCTCTTCAATAATAACCATCGGTGTTCTCTGGTTATTTAAAAACGTGAACAACCGCAAGGCCGAAACGACCTTTAAGCGTCTGCAATTGGTATCCTCCGGGCTGTTTAGCCTCGGACACGGGATGAACGATTCGCAGAAAGTGATGGGTATCATTGCCACGGCTATGATTGCCGCAGGACATATCGACTCGGTAAACACCATGCCCGACTGGGTTCCATTAACCTGTTTCGCCGCCATCGGTATCGGAACCATGGCTGGGGGCTGGCGTATTGTTAAGACAATGGGGACCAAGATTACGAAAGTAACCTCGCTGGAAGGTGTTTGTGCCGAAACAGCCGGTGCCACCACCCTGTTTATCACCGAGATTCTTAAGATACCGGTAAGTACCACCCATACCATTACCGGAGCAATCATGGGGGTTGGAGCCGTAAAGAGACTATCGGCGGTACGTTGGGGAGTTACCATCAACCTGCTATGGGCCTGGATTCTTACCATCCCCGTTAGTGCGGCTCTTGCGGCAGTAATCTATTTACTGATCACTCTTCTGGGAATAAAGTAACCCCGGTAACCGGACAACCTTCATGCAACTAATCTATAGGCGGAGATACACCCTGATGGTCGTATCTCCGCTTTTCAATTTAAATTAATCCGGAGCCGAAAGTTGACATATCACTGAAAATAAAGTAATATTGCAGTACGATGGAATACATTTACCTGATAGCTGCGTTCAACGCATTCTTCTTTACCGTATTGATCTGGCAAAAGAAACCGAGGGCTTTTCGCGATAAGATACTGGTATGCTGGCTCCTGTACCTGGGGGCCTATACAGGATGCTATGCCTTCTTTTCATCCACACTCTTTACGCTTCATCCTATTTTAGCTGCGGCATTCATTTCTCTGTTTCTGCTGCATGGGCCTTTTATGTATTTGTATGCCTCGGCCCTGGTTACAGAAAAGAGCCGGCTTACCAGAAAAGAATTGCTTCATTTCGTTCCATTTCTGATTTTCAATACCTACCTGGCAATTGCATCCCAGATTCCATCCCTGGTTAAGGGGGTGAATATGATGTATGTAGATAATCAGACCGACCCATCGGCATTCCTTCTGTTTTTCCTCACCATTACGGCTCTGTCGGGTCCCGTATACTTTCTGCAGACCATTATGCTGCTACGCAAGCACAACGTCAATATATTCAATAACTTCTCCAACACCGAAGAGATAGACCTCTATTGGCTTAGAAAACTTGTGTTGATATTCGGTATTGTCTGGTCGGCTTTGCTTGTCGTAGTAATAATTCATCATGGGTTCTATCTGTTTTCATCTACGTTTTGCACCAACGGACTCTTTCTGTTGTTATCCATATTCATTATTCTGATCGGTTACTTCGGATTAAAGCAGCGAACCATCTTTGCACAGACGATGCCGCCCACGCTACCGGAAACAGCAGAGCAGACAGTTAAATATGCCGGTTCATCCCTTAAACAGGAGGAGGCCGAAGCTTTTGCCGAAAAAATCAGATTATTTATGCAGTCGGATAAGCCCTTCTTAAATCCGGATCTCACGCTGGGAGAGCTTTCGGATGCATTGGCGATACCGGCCCATCACCTTTCGCAGGTCATTAATGAGGTATTCGGACTAAATTTCTTCAACTTCGTAAACAGATACAGGGTGGACGAGGTAAAACAAAAGATCCTCAATCCCAAATACGACAATTACTCGGTACTGGGCATTGCTCTGGAATGCGGATTCAACTCGAAGACTGCCTTCAATCGTATATTCAAGCATATGACGGGCTTAACACCTACCGAATATAAAAAAACACATAATTCACAACGTATCAGTCTGTAAACCGGCACCAATAAGGCAGCCCAAACAGGTCCCACTTTAGCAAGTGGGGCGATGGGGACATGCCGTTCTACTACTTTTGTCTCATATACATTTTAAAACGATACAAGTATGAGAACAAAAAGAAAATCCTCCGTTTTAGAGAATCAAACCAAAAGATTCATTCAATTAATGCCTTCCAGAGTAAGAACGTTCCTTGTAACGGCTGTGCTATCCATGCTCGTGATATCCCCTGCCTTTGCCCATTGCGATTCGTACGACGGTCCGGTTGTTAAAGACGCACTGCAGGCCCTCGAAACAAACAACGTAGCGTTGGTTTATAAATGGATCAGCACGGAACAGGAAGCCGAAATATCCGCCTTGTTCACTAAAACCTATAACCTGAAAAAGGGAGATAAGGAGATCTACAGTCTGGTTGAGAAGCATTTTCTTGAAACCTTGATCCGACTGCACCGGCAGACTGAAGGTTTTGGTTTCGACGGAATCAAAGCGGCCGGTACTACGAAACCCATCGTTCAGCTGAGCGACAAAGCCATTGAAACCGGAAATATAGAAAACCTGATCAACCAATTGAACGGTCACATCGCAAAGGTTGTAGAAGATAAATACAACTCAGTGAAAGAGCTGGAAAAGGTAAAAAATGAATCTCCGGAAAAGGGGCGCGACTATGTAAAAGCCTACGTGATGTATACCCACTCGCTGGAAGCGATCCACGACATAGTCGAAAAGGTGGCTTCCGGTCATGCCGAACACGGACACTGATCTTCCCGGGTATGACTGTTTTGCACAGAAAAGGGATAACTTGAAAATAGGCAGGTTATCCCTTATTTATATTTCTTTTTTTGTATGTTTGTGTAAATTCTTAAATTCTTGTGCTTTATGAAACAAATGCTTTGTGCCATGGCTTGTTCGCTTGTTATAGGGACTGTAAGTGCCCAGCAAAAGGTTACCAGCATCCTCGAAATACTGGATGTTCAAAGCGGCAACCGTACGGTAGTGAAGGAATTTCCCTATCTGATCGAGGCGCCCAACTGGACGGTAGACGGGGCATGGCTTATTTACAACAGCGGCGGTAAACTGTACCGCCTGTCTCCCCAGAACCCCGGCGAGCCCGAAGTTATCCCCACCGGATTTGCCACACGTTGCAATAACGACCATGTATTGTCGGCCGACGGCAAAGGAATTGCAATCAGTCACGGAACCAGAGAAGACGGCAGATCCCGCATCTATACCTTGCCGATCGAAGGAGGAACACCCCGTCTTGTCACCCCGATGGGACCGAGCTACCTCCACGGCTGGTCGCCCGACGGGAAACAGCTTGCCTATTGTGCCGAGCGGAATGGTAATTACGATGTGTATGTAATACCGGCCGAAGGAGGCGAAGAGGTACGGCTTACAACAGCCGAGGGACTGGACGACGGGCCCGAATATTCGCCTTGCGGAAACTACATCTGGTTTAATTCGGTACGAAGCGGACTCATGCAGGTGTGGCGTATGAAAGCCGACGGAAGCGAGCAGACACAGCTTACGTTCGATGATACGCGCAACGCCTGGTTCCCTCATATATCGCCCGATGGCAAGCAGGTGGTTTATATAGCCTACTATAAAGGCGACCTGAAACCGAATGAGCACCTGGCCAATAAGAATGTTGAACTCCGGATCATGCCTGTCGGGGGTGGCGAAACCCGTATGCTGGCAAAGCTTTTTGGCGGACAAGGAACCATCAATGTCAATTCATGGTCGCCGGACAGTAAGAAGATTGCCTTTGTAAGCTATAGATTGAAGTAGGGGACTCCCCTACTTCGTTTTTCTTTCAAACCGGGCGGTCTCCATCCGCTTCATCAACCTGGGCGAAGGGATAAAGTTTACGTTTTTCACATAAATGGATGCCGACCGTATCTCATCGGGATTGGTCACCGCCTTATCGGTGGCTGCGGATACGGAAAAGGTACCGAACTCGTCTAATGTTACGCTGTTTCCATCCAGCAGCTCCAATATAATCTGCTCTCTTACCAGCTCGATTGCCAGCTTAAGCTCTGTTTTACGGATGTGTGAGCCTCCTGCCAGTCGGGAGACCAGCTTGCCTATTGTGATGTTCATTTTCCTGTATACTCTGGGTATTAATCCTTTACGTGTAGATGTTGCAAGATTTCGGGAACACTCCTCCATAAGATAGTTGATAGCCATAGATTTAATAGTTAATTATATATTACTTTACCTGCCGTTAAGGTTACCTCAAACAGGCATTTATTTGTAAAGATAAGGCAAATATTTAACATTCTGAAATAGAAAATTCATGCAGCATCTGCGATAAAAACTGCATCTTAGTTTGTATATTTAAGTCGGATTTCGTAGAAAACCATATAAACCAATGCCATATGAATACAATAAAGCTATTGATTAAATTGGCCTCCTTCTTCCCGGTACAGGGATATGTGAGAACGGCCAATCTGCAGAGAGAGCCGGAGGCATGCATCGTACAGGAACTACCCCTAATGCATGTGAAAGGAGACCTGAATGCCGGCGAGAAAAAGGTGATACGTTCAAGAAAGGAGCTGGAGTGGCTGTTTACCGCCGAAGAGCTTGAATCGCTCTCCCAACTAAAAGACATCGACTTTTCCAAATACAGCCTCCTTATCGGAGTCGATACCTATTTTAGTCAGGTCAAGGAGATTCAGCACCGCTTTGTACGTACAGCCAAAAAGACCTATGCCTACATCGTGGAAGTGGCCGGAGGTATGATCCGTCCGGATACCTTCATGTACGGTTCCATTGTAAAGAAACTCCCCAAAGGGGCAAAGGTTACCTTCCGGATGGACGAGATGAACACCCTCTGACCTATCCGTATCATCCCTCCCGAAAGTATGTATATCCTTCCTGCGGTTTATGTTATAAGTAAGCCGAAGGAAGGATATGTTTTAACCCCGTTTCCGCTTGTTTTAAGCATAAAAGTTATCACATTGCACCAACGGGCCCATGGGGACAAATAAACGGGCCCATGGGCGCGATTTAACGTCTCCATGGGCCCGCTGGGGTATTATGCCTTATCTGGAACTTAGTTCCTGCTTATCCGTGCCTTACGGTTCATTTCTTTCCCAATAAGAATCCTATCTTTATTCCGGCAGTAAGCGAAAGCGGCGTATCGTTATCAGCTCCTAAAAATCCGTAATGCCAGGATTCATTCTGTGGATTATGACCGAACCCGTAGCCTACACCGGCAAACAGATCCACCAGAAACAGATC
Protein-coding sequences here:
- a CDS encoding inorganic phosphate transporter; its protein translation is MTLLIIVIVLGIIFDFINGFHDAANSIATIVTTRVLTPFQAVLWAAAFNFLAFFVAKYIIGEFGIADTVAKTVIREYITLPIILSGLIAAISWNLLTWRLGIPSSSSHTLIGGFAGAAIAGAGFQAIHGATIIKIASFIVLAPLIGMVISSIITIGVLWLFKNVNNRKAETTFKRLQLVSSGLFSLGHGMNDSQKVMGIIATAMIAAGHIDSVNTMPDWVPLTCFAAIGIGTMAGGWRIVKTMGTKITKVTSLEGVCAETAGATTLFITEILKIPVSTTHTITGAIMGVGAVKRLSAVRWGVTINLLWAWILTIPVSAALAAVIYLLITLLGIK
- a CDS encoding DUF6448 family protein, which encodes MRTKRKSSVLENQTKRFIQLMPSRVRTFLVTAVLSMLVISPAFAHCDSYDGPVVKDALQALETNNVALVYKWISTEQEAEISALFTKTYNLKKGDKEIYSLVEKHFLETLIRLHRQTEGFGFDGIKAAGTTKPIVQLSDKAIETGNIENLINQLNGHIAKVVEDKYNSVKELEKVKNESPEKGRDYVKAYVMYTHSLEAIHDIVEKVASGHAEHGH
- a CDS encoding helix-turn-helix domain-containing protein, whose translation is MEYIYLIAAFNAFFFTVLIWQKKPRAFRDKILVCWLLYLGAYTGCYAFFSSTLFTLHPILAAAFISLFLLHGPFMYLYASALVTEKSRLTRKELLHFVPFLIFNTYLAIASQIPSLVKGVNMMYVDNQTDPSAFLLFFLTITALSGPVYFLQTIMLLRKHNVNIFNNFSNTEEIDLYWLRKLVLIFGIVWSALLVVVIIHHGFYLFSSTFCTNGLFLLLSIFIILIGYFGLKQRTIFAQTMPPTLPETAEQTVKYAGSSLKQEEAEAFAEKIRLFMQSDKPFLNPDLTLGELSDALAIPAHHLSQVINEVFGLNFFNFVNRYRVDEVKQKILNPKYDNYSVLGIALECGFNSKTAFNRIFKHMTGLTPTEYKKTHNSQRISL
- a CDS encoding DUF47 domain-containing protein; amino-acid sequence: MKINTLLSVFAPKDVKFFPLLDEATSILVQSSVLLKELFSTENPERRNELCRLIKAEEVKGDKITKQTFKALNDTFLTPFDREDIHELADILDDVIDVINRCGQKVLLYSPQKLNKNSALLVDIIYKGCIEVQHAVTELQNLKKTDTQLRSHCREIKRLEEEADGIYETAIMSLFKEETSSVELIKMKEITQELEKAVNKINSTGKVIKSILVKYA
- a CDS encoding HU family DNA-binding protein encodes the protein MAINYLMEECSRNLATSTRKGLIPRVYRKMNITIGKLVSRLAGGSHIRKTELKLAIELVREQIILELLDGNSVTLDEFGTFSVSAATDKAVTNPDEIRSASIYVKNVNFIPSPRLMKRMETARFERKTK
- a CDS encoding TolB family protein; translated protein: MLCAMACSLVIGTVSAQQKVTSILEILDVQSGNRTVVKEFPYLIEAPNWTVDGAWLIYNSGGKLYRLSPQNPGEPEVIPTGFATRCNNDHVLSADGKGIAISHGTREDGRSRIYTLPIEGGTPRLVTPMGPSYLHGWSPDGKQLAYCAERNGNYDVYVIPAEGGEEVRLTTAEGLDDGPEYSPCGNYIWFNSVRSGLMQVWRMKADGSEQTQLTFDDTRNAWFPHISPDGKQVVYIAYYKGDLKPNEHLANKNVELRIMPVGGGETRMLAKLFGGQGTINVNSWSPDSKKIAFVSYRLK